One Ciconia boyciana chromosome 9, ASM3463844v1, whole genome shotgun sequence genomic window carries:
- the FCHSD1 gene encoding F-BAR and double SH3 domains protein 1 isoform X5, whose amino-acid sequence MQPPPRKVKLTQEVRVHLLEQLSGLQGKQQRDAELLEDIRSYSKQRAAIDREYGQALQRLASQFVKRDWQRGRSEASDSRSTVAVWKGVIEGTAHAGQIRVTASESYRALAAEAARTTRLSKERMLKKGIERLQKAQAELLETVKELDKAKKQFTHLQRSSKVAKDKAADVEARLRKSDRRIFHTKASLQKLSAKFSARLAEHSRQLAGVQNEYGFALVSATAHLEHYRQVELPAAMQALDGDLYERLREHLSAASRTEVETCQATRDWFQGVVEASAQDHTAFALAPEQSFQLTGVEEVCLLPMGDDGASLEKEARRWATRVARDHKSKAHSEEMLQRLETRRQQVAEAEAATVERQMEEAKENIRKAEVSQVKAEARLSLLRAAGLDVDTWLAGAMVGAGKEAPAGLDPAEFDDYEDSDEPDEDDEPSPAAHTYPYTCRVIFGYQGCQADELSITQGEELEVIEDGDVEEWVKARNKAGQVGYVPEKYLLSLGGESGAGAGSPGLSALHRQLSSIMATELVLEPGAWLVRALYDYEGQSPEELSFPEGAIIRVLPRAPDEVDDGFWTGDFNGRVGVFPSLVVEELTGGQGAAGQELPSPSPPPFSPPGLVPRTSLAPSLSPKTPLRGECQAGAGKGAGEACRDLGSAARPFQVAGRMARAAGRALQTWQPPASGRSACPHHHPAEPLSLTPSCTSADPVGAPVPPCSPKSFTQVNCCTPTGCCPSSRGWCCPEPRAGLSGGRILPSAVCIPIEHRASWQPLYWGAQCHGHAPSHPAFCLASPVHPQCSPGSPGGSALGPCLPPGHLPAGRRGQVGAVPQ is encoded by the exons AtgcagccgccgccgcgcaaG GTGAAGCTCACCCAGGAGGTGCGGGTCCACCTCCTTGAGCAGCTCTCAGGCCTGCAGGGCAAGCAGCAGCGGGACGCCGAGCTGCTGGAGGACATCAG GTCCTACAGCAAGCAGAGGGCCGCCATCGACAGGGAGTACGGGCAG GCACTGCAGAGGCTGGCAAGCCAATTCGTGAAGCGAGACTGGCAGCGGGGCCGCAGCGAAGCCAGTGACTCGAG AAGCACAGTTGCCGTCTGGAAGGGCGTCATCGAGGGAACCGCGCACGCTGGGCAGATCCGTGTCACTGCCTCAGAGAGCTACCGTGCCCTCGCCGCGGAGGCTGCCCGGACCACCCGCCTCTCCAAGGAGCGGATGCTCAAGAAG GGCATCGAGCGGCTGCAGAAGGCGCAGGCGGAGCTGCTGGAGACAGTGAAGGAGCTGGACAAGGCCAAGAAGCAGTTCACCCACCTCCAGCGGAGCAGCAAGGTGGCCAAGGACAAGGCAGCTGACGTGGAGGCTCG GCTCCGGAAGAGCGACCGGAGGATATTTCACACCAAGGCCAGCCTGCAAAAACTCAGCGCCAAG TTCTCAGCGCGGTTGGCCGAGCACTCGAGGCAGCTTGCAGGGGTGCAGAACGAGTATGGCTTCGCCCTGGTGTCTGCCACTGCCCACCTGGAGCATTACCGGCAGGTAGAGCTACCTGCCGCCATGCAG GCACTGGATGGTGACCTCTACGAGCGGCTGCGGGAGCACCTGTCAGCAGCCAGCCGGACGGAGGTGGAGACCTGCCAGGCCACACGGGACTGGTTCCAGGGCGTTGTGGAGGCATCTGCACAA gACCACACTGCCTTTGCCCTGGCCCCCGAGCAGAGCTTCCAGCTCACCGGCGTGGAGGAG GTGTGCCTGCTGCCGATGGGGGACGATGGagccagcctggagaaggaggcACGGCGCTGGGCCACACGGGTGGCTCGGGACCACAAAAGCAAGGCGCACAGTGAGGAG ATGCTGCAGCGGCTGGAGACCAGGCGGCAGCAGGTCGCAGAGGCAGAGGCGGCCACCGTGGAGCGGCAGATggaagaagcaaaggaaaacatccGGAAGGCAGAG gTCAGCCAGGTGAAGGCAGAGGCACGGCTGTCGCTGCtgcgggcagcagggctggatgtGGACACTTGGCTGGCAGGGGCCATGGTGGGGGCAGGCAAGGAGGCACCCGCAGGGCTGGATCCTGCTGAGTTCGATGACTACGAGGACAGTGACGAGCCGGATGAGGATGATgagcccagccccgctgcccacACCTACCCCTACACCTGCCGGGTAATCTTCGGGTACCAG GGCTGCCAGGCAGACGAGCTGTCCATCACCCAGGGCGAGGAGCTGGAGGTCATCGAGGATGGTGATGTGGAGGAGTGGGTGAAG GCTCGGAACAAGGCGGGCCAGGTTGGTTACGTCCCTGAAAAGTACCTGCTGTCCCTGGGTGGCGAgtcaggggctggggctggctcccCAGGACTCTCTGCCCTGCACCGCCAGCTCTCCAGCATCATGGCCACAGAGCTGGTACTGGAGCCTGGAG cctggctggtgCGAGCCCTGTACGACTATGAGGGGCAGAGCCCTGAGGAGCTGAGCTTCCCCGAGGGGGCCATCATCCGGGTGCTACCCCGCGCCCCTGACGAGGTGGACGACGGCTTCTGGACAGGCGACTTCAATGGCCGCGTTGGTGTCTTCCCCTCCCTGGTGGTGGAGGAGCTCACTGGGGGCCAGGGGGCAGCCGGGCAG GAGCTGCCATCACCGTCTCCACCACCCTTCTCCCCTCCCGGCCTTGTGCCCAGGACCAGCCTGGCCCCCAGCCTCTCTCCCAAAACGCCGCTGCGAGGCGAGTGCCAGGCGGGGGCTGggaaaggggctggggaggcatGCAGAGACTTGGGCTCAGCTGCCAGGCCCTTCCAGGTTGCAGGCAGGATGGCACGGGCAGCGGGCAGAGCTCTCCAAACCTGGCAGCCACCTGCCTCTGGCCG CTCCGCGTGCCCCCACCACCACCCGGCAGAGCCCCTGAGCCTGACCCCGAGCTGCACTTCAGCTGACCCTGTGGGTGCCCctgtccctccctgctccccaaaaAGCTTCACCCAAGTGAACTGCTGCACCCCCACGGGCTGCTGTcccagcagcaggggctggtgctgccctgAGCCCCGAGCTGGTCTCTCCGGGGGCCGCATCCTGCCCAGCGCCGTTTGCATTCCTATAGAGCACAGGGCATCCTGGCAGCCCCTTTATTGGGGTGCTCAGTGCCATGGCCATGCCCCATCTCACCCAGCCTTCTGCCTGGCATCACCCGTGCATCCCCAGTGCAGCCCTGGTTCCCcagggggctcagccctggggccctgcctgccccctgggcacctccctgcaggcaggagggggcagGTGGGGGCTGTGCCCCAATAA